In Ornithodoros turicata isolate Travis chromosome 1, ASM3712646v1, whole genome shotgun sequence, the DNA window GAAgcgtatttagtgactctagacggGGAATCATCGGAAGGGGAGCGTTGCGGTTTTTAGGCCGGCTCTGTTGTTGTCTTTCCGTGTGTTGTTTATGTGTTTCGCGAGGGCCTGTATGAATCTTATTTTCCCGTTTATTTTGCTCTTTCTTTCCATGGTTTGCGCTTCTCGTCTGGTCTGCTTCGCGTTCTCCTTCCTGTTTTAGCTCCCTCAGTAATAGGAGGTGCCTGTGTTTGTTACGTGAATTTcgctttttattttcttctatgTTTGCCTCTTTTCCCTCCCCCACCTTGTACAGGTATACATGGTGTTTCAGTCTAACGCGCCATAAAATAAATTCGATTCAACAATCTATTCGTCTGAACATTATGGGGTCCGTTATTGATCTCACGGGCAGGGTTTGCCACTACTACTGAGCACTTTTACGGAATATGATTCGCGAGAAATTCGTAAATGAATTTTCTCGACGGAACTAAGACATTTGCGAAATGAACCGCATTATTTCTGACAGAAactacaaaacaaaaaaaatatgcaGGATACCCCATTCGATCGCAAAATAAACTCACTACTACAAAGGTaagattcgaaaaaaaaattgcaaaagtCGCATTGCAAAAATTGCATTGGAAGAGCGCAAATGGGCGGCCAAGCTCAATTCTGCGTCAAGATAATGGAATATGTGACCGAAGGGAAACGACCAACCCTCCATTCCTGTTTCCCTCTTTCTCTCTTCTTGCAGATAACGATAGGGGCAATTGCCGTCACTGAAACGAAGCGCGTTGTCGAAAGGAAACACTGTCGCCACTGGCGCAGTTGCTCTAAATATCCCTAATTGCCTGGGTTTAAATacatggatgctcattggtGTACGAAAACTGACGTCAGTCttacttcgcgctgattggcctagagtcATTTGATTAGAGAGCGACGATCGGAACGGACGGTCGCCCGTCGAAGGGAGGGGAAAGTGAAACGAGAGGACGTGGGAGCAGCTGTGTCCAGCCACGCGTGTTCTTTCAGGCTACGGGCGTTGCGCTCGCAGACGCTAGCGTGGAGTTTCCATGGTTTTGAATGCTTCGGATTTAGATATTGGCGAACGCCTAACTTGAACACGGAATGCCTCATCCCGCTGGTCATCGCAACACCGAAAGGGCGAACATGACGGGGAAACACTGCACAATGTTTCTAGAGCCaggcacatccacctccagcACCCATACCGGGCACTCACACAGGACAACTTTCTGCATGAACTCGGACAAACTTTGGAGTGGGTGGCAGTCAGCCAACACCAACAACCATGACCAACTTGAGCTGCTGGGATTCGGTCGCCGAGCGAAAACTTCAGAAACCGGTCTTGTagaggccaatcagcgagcggaGTACTGCCACATGACCTATGTCCTCACATCCCGAACCCCCTCTGCTTTTTGCCGTCCCGCTCTCAATGGCCTGGGTTCGGTGTCTTTCCCCCACTTTGCCAAAAGTACCTTAGTCCAGTCATATACATTTTCTTTGAACGTGACGTTATCTTTCCAACACAAACATCCAGAATAAACCCCAATGCAGACAAATTCATTTTCCGTCATTCATTCTGTGACCATTTGTGCGTACAGATTGCTACTAAATAGCGCATGTGATGCAACGAGATACGGGATGGGCATTTCGGGGAGAAATTTGACTTAGCCTGAATTGGAACTGATTCGGAGGAGGGGGGAATAATCGAGAGGAGTCAGGTTTCACGTGAAAAAATCTAGTACACTACCCTATTACACgtgaaacattagatgtgacaTATGAGGATGAAGTTAACAGTTATGCACAGATACAAAAATTGAGCTGTCCTTCACTGCCTGCGCTACACCGCAAGAAGGAAgatgaagataaaaaaaaacgcacatGAAAtaaaaacgtcttagatcgtgaaaacagtgctaaatagcgttttatagagcggttggcgacgtggagaacacgaatattcaaaatgcgccggaaatcgaaaaatcaagctgagaacgtcttagatcatgaaagcagtgctaaatagcgtttttagagcaattattcgtttgatgagaacgaaggtgcagagcaattgtgtcgtgcatgtggaCTAAATCTTCCCTTTTCATGCTTGTCCAGCGAAGCGTCATTTgatgtgaaataattctgcaacttagtttatcgcgtaggcacagaaagaatcccgccgcaagcacTGCGGCGGGCACTGCGAGTTATCTCAAAAACGGGACAGTAGTTTAAGAACTACGATTTAAAATACACGTCCAGACTTGGCAAAGTAAATTATAAACACCATCATTGCAGACATTTAATATTCCTTCATTGCGTCACACCTATTTTGTTTCTGGAGAACCAGTGGTCTAGTAAACCGGGAGCAAGAGGTATACGCTGTTAACATAACGAAACGAACTATAATTCTGCGTACCATGCAGTCCGTAAATCAGATTGTTCCTGACATTAAAACGTGCTCGTATTGTACCGCCGGTACACTTCCATAACATCTGACTCTTCCACATGTTTCTTCCACACCATCATGCGCGTATCTTTCGTTAGATTTCCGCTTATTGTGAAGTTTCGATAATGAAATAAGAGCGCATTCTCGACAACATACTCGCCCCATTGTAGCTTCACGAATCGTCTACACTCGTGGACCCATCCTTCTACCAGTCCTACGGGTCTGGCCAGATACTTTGAACGTGCTTTCGGTTCCCATATGCCGGCCTCTCTCGTTGTGCTCTCAAAAATATACAGCTTTCCAGGGTTGCCAGACGGAGGCAAACAGACGTGTCGGAAAAGAAAACACGTCTTGTCGCGGGGCAAGGTGTTGGCGAACTCTGAGAGGGACACTGGCTCACCAGATTCCGACGGAAAAGGGAACAGGAACTCGTCGAGGTCCACTACGGCGACGTATTCGAATCGCCTCATGTGCCTGTACAGACAATCCTGGAGGAATCCAAGCTGTCCTCTGTGCCACACTACATCCCGGACGTCCAGCGACCAGGGCAGGTAGGTGAAGCGATATTTCTTCGGTAAACGCGACATGAACTGTTCCACGTGAGGCGATACAGTGGACTCGTGGTAGAACGCGAAGTGCCTTATTCCGTGGACCGTGTAGTAGGCGAGGAACTGGGCGAATTCCGTAATCGCGGGTCTTCCGTGGAAGAACGGCCTGACGCAAATGATGATTTGTCCTTCGTATTTGGAAGGACTATCCACTGGACTGTTTGCTATCCGCAGCGACACTTCCTTTACTGGTTCCCGCGACTTGCGCACAATAAAAGTGATTTTTCGGAAGCGCTTATATTTCGATTTACCGAGCTTGCACACGAAGAACACGGCACTAAAAGACTGGTTGTGGTTTTCCAAGATCACTTCGACTGAAGCCGTATACGCCGTTTTCCTAACGATGCACTGGAAATCGTAAGCGTCTGGAAAGCTTGCATTCAATGCCCCTACGATTCGCAAGAGAACGCCCTGCTCTCCGAGTCGATCGTCGATATAGGCTGAATAGACGTAAGCCCAAGGGGTCACAGCGGTCCAGTCGGTGTCTACCCTGTGTATGTGTGCAAAAGGAATAACACTGATGCTCTTTAGCGGTTGTAGCATTAGTTCGAGGTAGTTGCTCTTCTTTGTCTTAGGTGGAAAGACATCCGTAGCGGGTAGATACGCAAGTCCGTAAATGATGGCTGCAGCGAAGAACGCGACATGTGCACGTCGGGCGAAGCAGAACATTTTTTTGGACCAGTACATTATATTATTACTAATTGAATCTTCTGCGCCGTTTCACTCTTGAGCACAGTCACAGTAATCAGTTACTGTACCTTCGACGGCCAACGACGTAACGCAGCGAGACACTTTGTGATGAATATCATTCCTTGTAATTGCGAAGCTCTGTCCCTCGTGCATCGAAGTCCTTCTTCACTTTGACTTTGACTTCTTCGTTCGTCGATGATTTAAATAGTAGTCAAATATAAATAAACACGTATAGACACAAATCCAAATAAAAGCAGCTCACAAGCATTGAAACAATAGTAAAGACTCACGAACAGGTTTATTCGGTAATTGTGGTGCGGCGTATAATATTGAACCGCTTTAATGGCCCCTGATATAAAGGTGGGGGCGGAGCATCAGAGCGTTGTGGTAGTGTTGGTGAAGGGGcttgctgttgtcggcctcacatgtgtgggcaacgtcacgactgacgacctggggaatgtgcgtcctgggccgacttctaggggaactatgccgacatgtgtctgaaagcgcccgaggaaaacccaggaaaaacaccaaacagcacagccggcaccgggattcgaactcgggtaCCTCCCTCGACGTGACATGCCTTACCCGTGTCGTGACGTTGCATCACAGCTGGAGTTTCGTTCTGGCTAATCTCGTGCTTATCATTTTACTCGCGCAACATTTTTCGGTACCTCTGTGGATGGTTTTAATAAGCACAGCCTTTGGCGCAGAGTAGTGTGTtgaatgagcatggaaacaagCGTTGACAAATATTTCGCGTGAACGAGAACCTTGGAAACTAACACTGGGTCACACATTAGCACAATAACTAGGAGTCTAGCGCGTAAACCTTGAGCTCAAGTGCCTTCGGGCTTGCTGACGAGAAAACCTGCTCCCCACGGGTGCCAGTCTGAACAGCAACAGCAATAACACGTATGTCCTCAGCACTTCCCTGTGAGCAACTACCAGCATGAGAGATATTACTTTGTTGAGTTTACCTGCTAAGAGTCCCCAAATACTGAGCGACACATTTATTTTGTGttttgggccgatcctgggaACTGAATGGCATCTGTTAGCAACAAAGGGTGTTCCTGCGTGAGATTTCTCTGCCCCCAGAAAAGGTGACCGTCTGTGGTGCACGAACAATTCGTCGCACAAGAGACAGACACCCGCGATAGACACTGCTTCTTACTATCGAAGTTCCTACCAAGTTGTCTCAAGCCAAAAGCAGGAAGAAAAGGACAATACGCAGCTGGAGAGGTCTTACTCCAAGCAGTTCCTCGCTTGAGTATTGTTTGTTTACGGTATTGAATTAAGCTATGGCAGCTCACCATTCGTTTTGATTCGCAAGACTCTCGACTTTGCGGAAGGTCGCGTAGCATGCAATAAATAGAACTTGTTTTTTCTTCGAAATGAAATTCCAGTACCTTTCGAAGTAAGTTCTTCAGACGTCGTCCTGCTAGCAAGATTTTTATGAATCTCCTATATTTCTCTCTGCTTGCTTTTTAGCTCGCCGTGCGCGTTGTCCGCCATGGAAAGTATGAGAAGACGAATTATATCGCCGCAATTGATCAAGAAGAATGGACAGGGAGAACTGAAACACAAATTGTCCGTCGTACATGAAGAAACAAATATGGAAGGAAGATAATCCCCTTTTTACCATGGTCATATCAGATTTTTAACCAGCATATTTTACACTTTCTAGCATCTCCTGCTGAGGGTTTTTCATACAGTCGAAGTTTTCCTGCAGTATTACGAAACCTTTTGCAGACAAGGACGCGCTTGTGTTGTTTCACTGCCAGTGATACGTGCATGCATGCTGGGGTATATTTCCAAGGCGTCAGCGATGGCCCGACAGCTGAAAGAGCGACGGAATATTCTCTGGAAATTCGGTCCCAAAATGGTattacccattttaatgccgacggcgcccccCTTTAGAATAGATGGCTAAGATGCAAGTGATCTAGggaagttgatgcataatgtaaatccctgagactagggaacacgaagggacatgCGCCACGCGAAATCTTaaagaagttatgtttttcacgaaactaatttgaatttttatttaaataatgagcgcctcccactcattcacaggATGCCCAGGTTGTACACTGTGGTGTCGGACAGATAGCGGACGTTGGGACAAGGTGAGACAGAAATTTTCAATTGAACATGGAATTTTTATTTCTTGTGTTTTTCTAATACATTAGCCATctaggcacattctcagagaTGTAGAGCTTCTGATCTGTGAATCTGAACTGACGTAAgcggttctaaaataaacaaacaacaagaaattttcaaaaatgcagattgtctcaccTTGCCCTAACCCTCGAAGCAGCACGAGACAACGCGTAGGAAAAGATGAAACACGCTGCGGTAACTAACtacacaaattagtttttgcaatccaaggaACTAACACAGATATCCTGTGCTCATCctccacatgatgtgcaataaaccCACTCAGAACACGGTGCtatttccctccaccgtccATTGCAAAGGCACCGTCAGtgtgatgtgtcgctggtcccTTGGTTTTGAGTACGCTTCTGCTTTGAAACATCCttggaaacaggaaaatttgctgaaAAATCCTGAGtaatgtgtaaaaaaaaaaagattgtctGAGGAAGAAGAATAAAGCTCCCTTATAGTTTGATTATCAGTTCCTAAActaaattaaatttaaatttcatTATATTTGAATTATATCAAGTTGACGCGTCCACCCCCTGTATATCATCGGATGCACGAATTTTTCAGTTAAACATGGGATAACCAAGACTACCCATATTTTACCGATATCTAGATGAACGAACAAAGAAATACGATGTGTACTTCCATTGACAGAATATGCCTGCGACAAGCTGCTACACAGTTGACAAGAGGAAGGGTTTCGaaaaaatcgcgccttttttacGGATCTTTACATTTCAGGCAAGATTGACAGATCTTTTTTCTCTTCAGCGCAAACACCAATCAGGACAATTCTTATGTACCATAAAGTGGagatgcagagccacctatgagtaacgTTTCAAGCGAATGGAGCAATGCGTCTCTGAGACAAGCGGCGGCGAGCATGAAACGTCGCATCTTGCCCCAGCTTACCCGTAATTGTGAAAAGGAAAGTTGTTCGCTCgttgcacccgttcgcgaattgtTTAGCCCGATGAGTTAACTGAAGCACCCTGTAGAGTAATCATGCACACCGCACGTATACACACGCTGTTGCACCTAACGTGTCAACAAACTCTGTTTAAGGCTCTAGTTGTGTCAACATTAAACGATCAATTTATCTCAGGGGAGATTTTGCAATTATTTCTGAAAACTTTTCTTTCAAATTTAATGCGAAAGAAATTTCCCAATTTCTCGAAATTAACGAAGTCAGCCTGACCATAGCCTCCTGTATACTACATGCTTGTCCAGTGACCCCAGAACACACAGGCACCGGTCGTCCCCAACAGTGGCGCTAGTTTCCTAGGTCGGTGATAGCTACCTCGATGCTACCTCAGCGATATTGGTCATGACGCCGTCTTTCGAGACACAGATTGCACACTACAACCGGTGACATGACAACCAAAAGAGACTGTACCAACGGTAACTGGCACAGCGACTTTCGATAACCACTGGCTTATCGAGCGATGACACAGCGTGCACAGCATGTGCCCGCCCATCCAGGATGCTTATCTCACCAAAGAACTGTAGAGTAATGTATGCACCGAGCGCACGGCAGCGTACCCATACGGGGTATGCAACTGTTGTCACTCCTCTGACTGTGCGTGTTTCCGACCTAGGAAACTGGCGCCCCCGTACGGTTGCGTGAACGGCCGCATTTCTTTCATTGGGCAGGCATGTAGTATGTAGAAGGCTATGACCTGtcgtttctttccttcttttgaACAGAAAACGAAAGTGCACGCAAAATTTACCGCATTCTAAGGCGATATGCATTAACTACTACAACTGTAATAGCAGAAACAAAAAAGTGAGCGAAAACCGCCCTTTCGCGGCACAGAAATTGGACACCACGCTCAGATCTCCCAAAGAAGCGATGCGAGGAGGCCATGTCCCTGcccttgctctttttttttcccaacCTTTATCTGATATCGGTAACACGGTTAGAACAGGTTGTCATCCACTGGAAGCTCCAATAGACGCAAAAGAAACAGGGGAAAATGCGGGgtcccaaaccacgtgatctcaaGGAGCCACTCACCGCGGCCACGATCAACAGCGCAGGAAAAGGTTTGGTTGAAGCACGCACGCGCAGACCAACCTCCTTTCCTAACCTCCTCCCCCTTTTCTCCTCTGTTGTTCTTTTCTTCGTCCCTCGTCCCCCCTTCCCCCAGCTCCGCCTGTTTTTCTTCCGCGCTTGCTTCAAAGTAACGTACGTCTCGCCCCAAAGCACAGAAACAAAAAGCGATTAGGGTTAATGgagcaagtttatttgtcctcacGAACTGTTTCGAAAGACGTTACCGTACATATCTTTGacaaaatggctaggaagcaagcgagctggtgaagatgatgcataacgTAAAATCCCGAAACTAGGGAATGCGaatggacagacacaacacgaagtctcaagccTGAGAGGCAGCAATGCAGTGTCCAAGTTTACAAAGCGTGGACAAAGCCTGGTAGAGTATGAAGACTTGAGGACGACGAAGAACCAAGAAGCACATATGGGGTATATGGGACGAAGCTTGCATGAggatatgacaatgaaaaaatggctaggaaggctatgatgcataatataaaaacccgagactagggaacacattgtgtctgtccctttgtgTCCCCTGGTCTcgaggttttacattatgcgttATATACATATCTTTTCACGTCTTGTAataggcttcactggagctttagatGCTTCACCAGAACATCCAGCAGAACATCCAGCAGACCATCAGCAGAACTGCCGCTGCCACTTGGGTGGCAGCGGCAGTCTCACTCGGTACCATCTAATCGTATTGTACCTTTCACTACAGAGCGACCACGCTGTTGCCTGGCTGGTAACAAGGGATCATCAAAGCTTCAACACGTTCTGATATACAGCCTGCCCTACCACTTCCAGCGTTCGATACCAGATAAAGAATATCAGCCATCACCTCCAGTGACATTGGTCCAGCATCATCTGACGTCACTATTAGGATTGCCCTTAAGCGAAACGCCACGTCGGAAGCCCTCACTTGGGTGGCAGCGGCAGTCTCACTCGGTACCATCTAATCGTATTGTACCTTTCACTACAGAGCGAACACGCTGTTGCCTGGCTGGTAACAACGGATCATCAAAGCTTCAACACGTTCTGATATACAGCCTGCCCTACCACTTCCAGCGTTCGATACCAGATAAAGAATATCAGCCATCACCTCCAGTGACATTGGTCCAGCATCATCTGACGTCACTATTAGGATTGCCCTTAAGCGAAACGCCACGTCGGAAGCCCTCACTTGGGTGGCAGCGGCAGTCTCACTCGGTACCATCTAATCGTGTTGTACCTTTCACTACAGAGCGAACACGCTGTTGCCTGGCTGGTAACAACGGATCATCAAAGCTTCAACACGTTCTGATATACAGCCTGCCCTACCACTTCCAGCGTTCGATACCAGATAAAGAATATCAGCCATCACCTCCAGTGACATTGGTCCAGCATCATCTGACGTCACTATTAGGATTGCCCTTAAGCGAAACGCCACGTCGGAAGCCCTCACTTGGGTGGCAGCGGCAGTCTCACTCGGTACCATCTAATCGTATTGTACCTTTCACTACAGAGCGACCACGCTGTTGCCTGGCTGGTAACAACGGATCATCAAAGCTTCAACACGTTCTGATATACAGCCTGCCCTACCACTTCCAGCGTTCGATACCAGATAAAGAATATCAGCCATCACCTCCAGTGACATTGGTCCAGCATCATCTGACGTCACTATTAGGATTGCCCTTAAGCGAAACGCCACGTCGGAAGCCCTCACTTGGGTGGCAGCGGCAGTCTCACTCGGTACCATCTAATCGTATTGTACCTTTCACTACAGAGCGACCACGCTGTTGCCTGGCTGGTAACAACGGATCATCAAAGCTTCAACACGTTCTGATATACAGCCTGCCCTACCACTTCCAGCGTTCGATACCAGATAAAGAATATCAGCCATCACCTCCAGTGACATTGGTCCAGCATCATCTGACGTCACTATTAGGATTGCC includes these proteins:
- the LOC135377072 gene encoding beta-1,4-galactosyltransferase galt-1-like: MFCFARRAHVAFFAAAIIYGLAYLPATDVFPPKTKKSNYLELMLQPLKSISVIPFAHIHRVDTDWTAVTPWAYVYSAYIDDRLGEQGVLLRIVGALNASFPDAYDFQCIVRKTAYTASVEVILENHNQSFSAVFFVCKLGKSKYKRFRKITFIVRKSREPVKEVSLRIANSPVDSPSKYEGQIIICVRPFFHGRPAITEFAQFLAYYTVHGIRHFAFYHESTVSPHVEQFMSRLPKKYRFTYLPWSLDVRDVVWHRGQLGFLQDCLYRHMRRFEYVAVVDLDEFLFPFPSESGEPVSLSEFANTLPRDKTCFLFRHVCLPPSGNPGKLYIFESTTREAGIWEPKARSKYLARPVGLVEGWVHECRRFVKLQWGEYVVENALLFHYRNFTISGNLTKDTRMMVWKKHVEESDVMEVYRRYNTSTF